A single region of the Polyodon spathula isolate WHYD16114869_AA chromosome 40, ASM1765450v1, whole genome shotgun sequence genome encodes:
- the LOC121304876 gene encoding rho GTPase-activating protein 35-like: protein MMAKKQDARTPTHNLIVVGLSGTEKEKGQCGVGKSCLCNRFVRPSADDFYLDHTSVLSTSDFGGRVVNNDHFLFWGEVMRPVEEGWECRMHVVEQTEFIDDQTFQPHRSTALQPYIKRAASTKLASAEKLMYFCTDQLGLEQDFEQKQMPEGKLLVDGFLLCVDVSRGMNRNFDDQLKFVNNLHNQLAKTKKPVVLVLTKCDEGVERYIKDSHTFALTKKNLVVVETSARSNVNVDLAFLTLVQLIDKSRGKPKIIPYYEALKQQSQQIATSKDRYEWLVSRIVKNHNENWPNICRRMQSSPEYQEYVFLEGTQKAKKLFLQHVHRLKQEHIEKRRKMYLGTLPQALNCLIPELEEIDRLSWSRVQHLLETKGDFSNWFVVLDETPWDATSHIDNMEDERIPLDLLDTVVAEQVYDAHLQRLRNERKRAEMRRLFKESLETSPFITAGKPWEEARSFIMNEEFYQWLEEPEYLDIYNRHQKEIIERAKEDFQELLLEYSELFYELEVDAKPSKEKMGAIQEVLGEEQRFKALQKLQAERDALVLKHIHFVYHPTKETCPSSSQCGDSKIEQLLASRFLVRPHHQDSGNHKSYTPSADSKADRINLVILGKDGLARELANEIRALCTSDDRYLLDGKMYELSLRPIEGNVRLPVNSFQTASFQPHGCLCLYNSKESLSYVLESIEKSRESTLGRRDNHMAQLPMTLILVTKRGVGSIGDIGGETTHSLIIQGQQVASKLQCVFLDPASTGLGYGRSVNEKQINQVLKSLLDSKRNRNLVGGGGSGSPSLHPVSSIKDLHHQQQQQLQNPEADLRIVMCLMCGDSYDVDQLLSPLLLPQHCRPSQSSASSGSSVLLELSVGGQRQSIDLSILSYHSSFSVRKSRLVHGYIVVYSAKRKASLAMLCAFLCEIQDIIPVQLLAVGESQSELTDCEAARDQLSQGEELAQEIEGRFASVVCDGSGSLLLQQQHRVDLFNHFFKDVVEKKTIVEATHMYDNVAEACSTNESVHSPRGGSPSPVTTLLDSEDDVEPSSPYASLREDNTFSSHGGVKLPSTCELEASDTFSLISDIRTFESKLNNKVPPPVRPKPTGHFDFRKVNTSSFMDTGSHRRSLPSAVTWAPGDGGYDPSDYAEPMDAVAKPRPSEEDTIYSIPDGITQGKIITVRNTNKTHSNGGGNGSDSEVDSSSLERRRKLSSVGAKPRLYRDRSKRLGKFSSFRTSFSIGSDDELGGPPRKKAEDESGPNKGDNSVIENEGEDPKRRNILKSLRRTTKKTRPKPRHSLTKPPMESNYFGVPLVNVVSAERPIPLFIEKCIRYIEATGISTEGIYRVSGNKAEMESLQRQFDLDHSLDFAEKDFTVNAVAGAMKSFFSELPDPLVPYSMQAELVEAHKINDREQKLHTLKDVLRKFPKENLELFKYVISHLNKVSHHSRQNLMTSENLSICFWPTLMLPDFTTTDALTATRTYQTIIELFIYQCDFFFYNQPIAETPSGLPGSPTTMTTSSNYSPYSTSPAASQNQQSPPHSPPATPLSPVQSLLPALNPHTLPPEQQIL, encoded by the exons ATGATGGCGAAAAAGCAAGATGCCCGGACGCCCACCCACAACCTGATTGTGGTGGGTCTGTCCGGGACGGAGAAGGAGAAGGGCCAGTGCGGGGTTGGCAAGTCTTGCCTCTGCAACCGCTTTGTCCGCCCCAGTGCCGATGACTTCTACCTAGACCACACTTCGGTGCTGAGCACCAGTGACTTTGGGGGCCGAGTGGTCAACAACGATCACTTcctcttttggggggaggtgatGAGGCCGGTAGAGGAGGGATGGGAGTGCCGGATGCACGTGGTGGAGCAAACAGAGTTTATCGATGACCAGACTTTCCAGCCCCACCGCAGCACAGCCTTGCAGCCCTACATCAAGCGGGCAGCCTCCACCAAACTGGCTTCAGCAGAAAAGCTGATGTACTTTTGCACAGACCAGCTGGGGCTGGAGCAGGACTTTGAGCAGAAGCAGATGCCCGAGGGCAAGCTTCTGGTGGACGGCTTCCTCTTGTGTGTGGACGTAAGCCGCGGAATGAACCGCAACTTCGACGACCAGCTGAAGTTCGTCAACAACCTCCACAACCAGCTGGCCAAGACCAAGAAACCCGTAGTCCTGGTGCTGACTAAATGTGATGAGGGTGTGGAACGATACATCAAGGACTCTCACACCTTCGCCCTCACCAAAAAGAatctggtggtggtggagacgtCTGCGCGCTCAAACGTGAATGTGGACCTGGCCTTCCTCACGCTGGTGCAGTTGATTGACAAGAGCAGGGGTAAACCCAAGATCATCCCCTACTATGAAGCACTCAAGCAGCAGAGCCAGCAGATCGCCACCTCAAAGGACCGCTACGAGTGGCTCGTGAGCCGCATCGTCAAGAACCACAATGAAAACTGGCCCAACATCTGCAGGAGGATGCAGTCCTCCCCAGAGTACCAGGAGTACGTCTTCTTGGAAGGCACTCAGAAGGCCAAGAAGCTCTTTTTGCAGCACGTGCACAGGCTCAAGCAGGAACACATAGAGAAACGGCGCAAGATGTACCTCGGCACATTGCCCCAAGCTTTGAACTGCCTGATACCCGAGCTGGAGGAGATCGACCGCCTCAGCTGGAGCCGGGTCCAGCACCTGCTAGAGACAAAGGGAGACTTTTCCAACTGGTTTGTGGTCCTCGACGAGACCCCGTGGGATGCCACGTCGCACATAGACAACATGGAGGACGAGCGCATCCCCCTGGACCTGCTGGACACTGTGGTGGCTGAGCAAGTCTACGACGCTCACCTGCAGAGGTTGCGCAATGAACGGAAGCGGGCAGAGATGCGGCGACTCTTCAAAGAGAGCTTGGAGACGTCTCCCTTCATCACGGCTGGAAAGCCCTGGGAGGAAGCACGCAGCTTCATCATGAATGAGGAGTTCTACCAGTGGCTGGAGGAACCAGAGTATCTGGATATTTATAACCGGCACCAGAAGGAAATCATCGAGCGGGCGAAGGAGGACTTCCAGGAGTTGCTCCTGGAATATTCAGAGCTTTTCTATGAGTTGGAGGTAGATGCCAAGCCCAGCAAAGAGAAGATGGGGGCCATCCAGGAGGTCCTGGGCGAGGAGCAGAGGTTCAAGGCCCTGCAGAAGCTGCAGGCAGAGCGGGATGCCTTGGTCCTCAAGCACATCCACTTTGTCTACCATCCCACCAAGGAGACATGCCCAAGCAGTTCACAATGTGGGGACAGCAAGATCGAGCAGCTTCTGGCCTCCCGCTTCCTGGTGCGACCCCACCATCAGGACAGTGGGAACCACAAGTCATATACACCGTCGGCAGACAGCAAGGCTGACCGGATCAACCTGGTCATCCTGGGCAAGGACGGGCTGGCCCGAGAACTAGCCAATGAAATCCGGGCTCTCTGCACCAGTGATGACCGGTACCTGCTGGACGGAAAGATGTATGAACTCTCGCTGCGGCCCATTGAAGGCAACGTTCGCCTACCTGTTAACTCTTTCCAGACAGCCTCTTTCCAGCCCCAtggctgcctctgcctctacaACTCCAAGGAGTCCTTGTCCTACGTCCTGGAGAGCATAGAAAAGAGTCGGGAATCCACTCTGGGCAGGAGGGACAACCACATGGCACAGCTCCCCATGACTCTCATCCTGGTCACAAAGCGTGGGGTCGGTTCTATAGGAGACATAGGTGGAGAGACTACCCACAGCCTGATCATCCAGGGCCAGCAGGTAGCCAGCAAGCTCCAGTGCGTCTTTTTAGACCCGGCTTCAACAGGCTTGGGCTATGGCCGCAGTGTGAATGAGAAGCAGATCAACCAGGTTTTGAAGAGCTTGCTGGACTCGAAACGGAACCGTAACCTGGTGGGTGGGGGTGGTTCTGGCTCCCCATCTCTCCATCCAGTGTCCAGCATTAAAGACTTGCATCATCAACAGCAGCAACAGTTACAGAACCCTGAAGCAGACCTGCGCATCGTTATGTGTCTGATGTGTGGGGATTCATACGACGTCGACCAGCTCCTTTCCCCTCTCCTGCTTCCCCAGCACTGCAGGCCTTCCCAGTCATCAGCCAGCAGTGGGAGCTCGGTCCTCCTTGAGCTATCAGTAGGTGGCCAGCGACAGAGCATCGACCTCTCCATCCTCTCCTACCACTCTTCCTTCAGCGTGCGCAAGAGCCGGCTGGTGCATGGTTACATCGTAGTGTACTCTGCCAAGCGGAAGGCCTCTCTCGCCATGCTGTGCGCTTTTCTCTGCGAGATCCAGGATATCATCCCTGTGCAACTCCTAGCCGTCGGTGAGAGCCAGTCTGAGCTGACTGACTGCGAGGCAGCCAGGGACCAGCTGAGCCAAGGCGAAGAACTAGCCCAGGAGATCGAAGGGAGGTTTGCCAGTGTGGTTTGTGACGGGAGTGGGAGCCTGCtcttgcagcagcagcacagagtaGACCTCTTCAACCATTTCTTCAAAGATGTGGTGGAGAAGAAGACTATAGTGGAGGCTACTCACATGTACGACAACGTGGCGGAGGCCTGCAGCACCAATGAGAGCGTCCACTCCCCTAGAGGAGGCTCGCCCAGCCCGGTCACCACCCTGCTGGACTCCGAGGATGACGTAGAGCCCTCTTCGCCTTATGCCTCTCTCCGGGAGGACAACACCTTCTCTTCCCATGGTGGGGTCAAGCTCCCGTCCACCTGCGAACTGGAAGCCAGCGACACCTTCTCCCTCATCTCGGATATCAGGACATTTGAGAGCAAGCTCAACAATAAGGTGCCACCGCCAGTCCGGCCCAAGCCTACAGGCCACTTTGACTTCCGCAAAGTCAACACCAGCAGTTTCATGGACACGGGCAGCCACAGGCGCTCGCTCCCATCGGCGGTCACATGGGCCCCTGGGGACGGAGGCTACGACCCTTCAGATTACGCAGAGCCCATGGACGCAGTGGCCAAGCCTCGGCCCAGCGAGGAGGACACTATCTACTCCATTCCTGATGGCATCACACAAGGCAAGATCATCACGGTCCGCAACACCAACAAGACACACTCAAATGGTGGGGGCAACGGGTCGGACAGCGAGGTGGACAGCAGCTCGCTGGAGCGTCGGCGCAAGCTCTCCTCCGTTGGCGCCAAGCCTCGGCTGTACCGAGACCGGTCCAAGCGGCTGGGCAAGTTCAGCAGTTTCCGCACCAGCTTCTCCATCGGCAGCGACGACGAGCTGGGAGGACCGCCCAGGAAGAAGGCAGAGGACGAGAGCGGGCCAAACAAGGGCGACAACTCGGTGATCGAGAACGAGGGAGAGGACCCCAAGAGGAGGAACATCCTCAAGAGCCTTCGCAGGACCACCAAG AAAACTAGGCCCAAGCCTCGACACTCCCTCACCAAACCCCCTATGGAGAGCAACTATTTCGGGGTGCCGCTGGTCAACGTGGTATCAGCAGAGCGGCCCATTCCTCTCTTCATTGAGAAGTGCATCAGATACATTGAGGCGACAG GGATTAGCACTGAAGGAATCTACCGAGTGAGTGGAAACAAGGCAGAGATGGAGAGCTTGCAGAGGCAGTTTGATCTGG ATCACAGTCTGGACTTTGCGGAGAAGGACTTCACTGTGAACGCGGTGGCTGGAGCCATGAAGAGTTTCTTCTCAGAGCTGCCTGATCCCCTGGTGCCCTACAGCATGCAGGCGGAGCTTGTGGAGGCTCACA AAATCAACGACCGGGAGCAGAAGCTGCACACACTCAAGGACGTTCTGAGGAAGTTCCCCAAGGAGAACCTGGAGCTCTTCAAATATGTCATCAGTCACTTGAACAA ggtaAGCCATCACAGCCGTCAGAACCTGATGACTAGTGAAAACCTGTCAATCTGCTTCTGGCCGACGCTGATGCTGCCGGACTTCACCACCACGGATGCCCTGACTGCCACCCGCACCTACCAGACAATCATCGAGCTCTTCATCTACCAGTGCGATTTCTTCTTCTACAATCAGCCCATTGCTGAGACCCCCAGCGGGCTGCCAGGATCCCCCACTACCATGACCACCAGCTCCAACTACTCCCCTTACTCTACCTCCCCAGCCGCCTCCCAGAACCAGCAATCCCCACCCCACTCGCCCCCTGCCACTCCCCTCTCCCCAGTGCAGTCTCTCCTGCCAGCCCTGAACCCTCACACCCTGCCACCTGAGCAACAGatactgtga